One Dromiciops gliroides isolate mDroGli1 chromosome 3, mDroGli1.pri, whole genome shotgun sequence DNA segment encodes these proteins:
- the LOC122748031 gene encoding olfactory receptor 51G1, translated as MLAPGNNSLQSASFFLTGFRGLESHHGLISIPFCTIYLTVIVGNITILHVIRTDTTLHEPMYYFLAMLALTDLGLCLSTLPTVLGIFWFDSREIGIPACFTQLFFIHTLSLVESSVLLSMSIDRYVAICNPLRYGTILTPGRIVKMGLCSILRSALLILPLPFLLKHFHYCRSHILAHAYCLHLEIMKLACSSIIVNHIYGLFVVACTVGVDSLLIFLSYALILRTVLSIASREERLRALNTCVSHICAVLLFYIPMIGLSLVHRFGEHLPRIVHLLMSYIYLLVPPLMNPIVYSVKTKQIRQRIIKKFFFIQRLNSHHQG; from the coding sequence ATGTTGGCTCCAGGAAACAACAGCCTCCAATCAGCTTCCTTCTTCCTGACTGGATTCCGAGGCCTAGAAAGTCATCATGGTTTGATCTCCATTCCCTTCTGTACTATCTACTTGACAGTGATTGTGGGAAATATCACCATCCTCCATGTCATCCGCACAGATACAACACTCCACGAGCCCATGTATTACTTTCTGGCTATGCTGGCCCTCACTGACCTAGGTTTGTGTTTGTCCACTTTACCCACAGTGCTGGGCATCTTCTGGTTTGATTCTCGAGAGATTGGTATTCCTGCCTGCTTCACCCAGCTCTTCTTTATCCATACCCTGTCATTGGTGGAGTCCTCCGTGCTTCTATCCATGTCTATTGATCGCTATGTTGCCATTTGTAACCCACTTCGATATGGTACCATCCTAACACCTGGCCGGATAGTGAAGATGGGACTATGCTCCATACTGCGCAGTGCCCTGCTCATCCTTCCTCTACCCTTTCTCCTGAAACATTTCCACTATTGCCGTTCTCACATACTGGCACATGCTTATTGCCTTCACCTGGAGATCATGAAGCTGGCCTGCTCCAGCATCATAGTCAATCATATTTATGGCCTCTTTGTGGTGGCTTGTACAGTGGGTGTGGACTCATTGCTCATCTTTCTCTCCTATGCCCTAATTCTTCGCACAGTGCTGAGCATTGCTTCCCGTGAGGAGCGACTTCGAGCACTCAATACCTGTGTCTCACATATCTGTGCTGTGCTTCTCTTCTATATACCTATGATTGGTTTGTCACTTGTGCACCGCTTTGGTGAGCACCTGCCCCGCATTGTTCACTTGCTCATGTCTTACATTTACCTTTTGGTCCCACCTCTCATGAATCCCATTGTTTACAGTGTTAAGACCAAGCAGATCAGGCAGAGAATtatcaaaaagtttttttttatacaGAGGCTGAACAGTCATCACCAGGGGTAG